One Homo sapiens chromosome 13, GRCh38.p14 Primary Assembly genomic window carries:
- the LOC124903151 gene encoding translation initiation factor IF-2-like — protein sequence MLRGSQAPGPRAAPLYARAPPRPPAHRRRAHPRSPAGSAGNNYLRAGTASALALGAGAGAPRARGAREGRGSGQGAAGVARGRRRKAPVSPSSREPCRTFRGRSGSFSLPAARPLRAALERLRRGEKAPTNFPRLGGGILPGPSGARRWGSTCSHFSPTRRPKEAPAGHCWSQLGTGRNPRGTARWDSRGGTSPCAERDSPLGRWEPFNTNGAGDALIHMHPNTTPTPQALSSPVTDITFYGHIFISLSYNYGQGNDELCGDFKT from the exons ATGCTGCGCGGGAGCCAGGCTCCGGGGCCCCGCGCCGCGCCCCTTTATGCCCGCGCCCCGCCGCGCCCGCCCGCCCACCGCCGGCGCGCCCACCCCCGCTCCCCGGCGGGCTCCGCTGGCAATAATTACCTGCGAGCCGGGACTGCCTCCGCCCTGGCactgggggcgggggcaggggcgcCGAGGGCGAGGGGTGCCCGGGAGGGGCGCGGCAGCGGGCAAGGTGCGGCAGGCGTCGCCCGCGGACGTCGGAGAAAGGCACCTGTTTCTCCCAGCTCCCGGGAGCCGTGCAGGACGTTTCGTGGACGCTCAGGTTcattctctttgcctgccgcGCGTCCTCTGAGAGCAGCCCTGGAGCGGCTTCGTCGGGGAGAAAAGGCGCCGACCAACTTTCCCCGACTTGGGGGCGGGATCCTGCCGGGCCCTAGCGGAGCGCGCCGCTGGGGAAGCACCTGCTCTCACTTTTCTCCCACTCGGAGGCCCAAAGAAGCTCCGGCTGGACATTGCTGGAGCCAATTAGGGACTGGCCGAAATCCTAGAGGGACTGCCAGGTGGGACAGCCGAGGGGGAACTTCGCCGTGCGCTGAAAGGGATTCCCCCTTAG GACGATGGGAGCCTTTTAACACCAATGGAGCAGGAGATGCACTGATTCACATGCACCCAAATACAACACCAACCCCACAAGCTCTCAGCTCACCAGTCACAGACATCACCTTCTAcggacatatttttatttcactgagctaCAACTACGGGCAAGGCAACGACGAGCTGTGTGGAGACTTCAAAACATAG